A single Amphiprion ocellaris isolate individual 3 ecotype Okinawa chromosome 15, ASM2253959v1, whole genome shotgun sequence DNA region contains:
- the LOC111565388 gene encoding tubulin beta chain-like, translating into MREIVHIQAGQCGNQIGAKFWEVISDEHGIDPTGTYHGDSDLQLDRISVYYNEATGAKYVPRAILVDLEPGTMDSVRSGPFGQIFRPDNFVFGQSGAGNNWAKGHYTEGAELVDSVLDVVRKEAESCECLQGFQLTHSLGGGTGSGMGTLLISKIREEYPDRIMNTFSVVPSPKVSDTVVEPYNATLSVHQLVENTDETYCIDNEALYDICFRTLKLTTPTYGDLNHLVSATMSGVTTCLRFPGQLNADLRKLAVNMVPFPRLHFFMPGFAPLTSRGSQQYRALTVPELTQQVFDAKNMMAACDPRHGCYLTVAAVFRGRMSMKEVDEQMLNVQNKNSSYFVEWIPNNVKTAVCDIPPRGLKMAVTFIGNSTAIQELFKRISEQFTAMFRRKAFLHWYTGEGMDEMEFTEAESNMNDLVSEYQQYQDATAEEEGEFEEEVEEDA; encoded by the exons ATGAGGGAAATCGTGCACATCCAGGCCGGCCAGTGCGGGAACCAGATTGGAGCAAAG ttCTGGGAGGTGATCAGTGACGAACACGGCATCGACCCGACAGGAACCTACCACGGAGACAGCGACCTGCAGCTGGACCGGATCAGTGTGTACTACAACGAAGCCACTG gtgcgAAGTATGTACCCAGAGCCATTCTTGTCGACCTGGAACCAGGCACCATGGACTCCGTCCGCTCTGGACCCTTCGGCCAAATCTTCAGACCCGACAACTTTGTCTTTG GTCAAAGTGGAGCAGGAAACAACTGGGCCAAAGGCCACTACACAGAGGGGGCAGAGCTGGTGGATTCAGTCCTGGACGTGGTGAGGAAGGAGGCTGAGAGCTGCGAGTGTCTGCAGGGTTTCCAGCTCACACACTCCCTGGGAGGAGGCACCGGCTCCGGCATGGGAACCCTGCTCATCAGCAAGATCAGGGAGGAGTACCCCGACCGCATCATGAACACCTTCAGTGTGGTGCCATCGCCCAAG GTGTCGGACACGGTGGTCGAGCCGTATAACGCCACGCTGTCCGTCCACCAGCTGGTAGAAAATACAGACGAGACCTACTGCATTGACAACGAAGCCCTTTACGACATTTGCTTCCGCACTCTGAAGCTCACCACGCCCACCTATGGGGACCTCAACCACCTGGTCTCGGCCACCATGAGCGGCGTGACCACCTGCCTGCGCTTCCCCGGCCAGCTGAACGCCGACCTGAGGAAGCTGGCCGTCAACATGGTGCCCTTCCCCCGCCTGCACTTCTTCATGCCCGGCTTCGCTCCTCTGACCAGCCGGGGCAGCCAGCAGTATCGCGCCCTGACGGTGCCCGAGCTCACCCAGCAGGTGTTCGACGCCAAAAACATGATGGCGGCCTGCGACCCTCGCCACGGATGCTACCTGACGGTGGCGGCCGTGTTCCGAGGCCGCATGTCCATGAAGGAGGTGGACGAGCAGATGCTGAACGTGCAGAACAAGAACAGCAGCTACTTCGTGGAGTGGATCCCCAACAACGTGAAGACGGCCGTGTGCGACATCCCGCCGCGCGGCCTCAAGATGGCCGTCACCTTCATCGGCAACAGCACGGCCATCCAGGAGCTGTTCAAGCGCATCTCCGAGCAGTTCACCGCCATGTTCCGCCGCAAGGCCTTCCTCCACTGGTACACCGGCGAGGGCATGGACGAGATGGAGTTCACCGAGGCAGAGAGCAACATGAACGACCTGGTGTCCGAGTACCAGCAGTACCAGGACGCCACGGCCGAGGAGGAGGGCGAGTtcgaggaggaggtggaggaggacgcCTAG